Proteins encoded in a region of the Saccharothrix ecbatanensis genome:
- a CDS encoding alpha/beta fold hydrolase, with protein sequence MESVPLVLLHAFPLDSRMWDGVRDLLKPITPEQRGGGRSPDLMVVADDVLRLLDERGIERAVVGGCSMGGYVAMAVLRRDPSRVAGLVLADTRAGADADEARANRLAMAARVEAEGVGWVPDTVVGGLLGPAADAAVVEQVRELISGQDPAEVAWAQRAMAVRPDSTEVLASVDVPALVLVGEHDALTPPALARELVAVLRQGEYVEVAGAGHLTPMEAPDAFASAVLDWRHRVGV encoded by the coding sequence ATGGAGTCTGTTCCGCTAGTCCTGCTGCACGCCTTCCCGCTCGACTCGCGCATGTGGGACGGGGTGCGTGACCTGCTGAAACCGATCACGCCGGAGCAGCGTGGTGGGGGTCGTTCACCCGATCTGATGGTCGTTGCGGACGACGTGCTGCGGTTGTTGGACGAGCGTGGGATCGAGCGGGCGGTGGTCGGCGGGTGCTCGATGGGCGGGTATGTGGCGATGGCAGTGCTGCGGCGGGATCCGTCGCGGGTGGCCGGGCTGGTGCTGGCCGACACGCGTGCCGGGGCGGACGCGGACGAGGCGCGGGCGAACCGGCTGGCGATGGCCGCGCGGGTCGAGGCCGAGGGCGTCGGGTGGGTGCCGGACACCGTGGTCGGCGGGTTGCTCGGGCCTGCGGCGGACGCGGCGGTGGTCGAGCAGGTGCGGGAGTTGATCTCCGGGCAGGACCCGGCGGAGGTGGCGTGGGCGCAGCGGGCGATGGCCGTGCGGCCCGACTCGACGGAGGTGCTGGCGTCGGTGGACGTGCCCGCGTTGGTGCTGGTGGGGGAGCACGACGCCCTCACGCCGCCCGCGTTGGCCAGGGAGTTGGTCGCGGTGCTGCGGCAGGGCGAGTACGTCGAGGTGGCGGGGGCCGGGCATTTGACGCCGATGGAGGCGCCGGACGCGTTCGCCTCGGCGGTGCTCGACTGGCGTCACCGCGTCGGTGTGTGA
- a CDS encoding GNAT family N-acetyltransferase: MASNPEPDEIRTDRLLLRRVGPGDVRSAIAVMSDPETNRFNPAGTPSAEQAAKMLVEWQAHWARDDIGYWAVELSETGEVIGFGGLRHHELDGEPTLNLFYRFRPRHWGRGYAPEMARAAIDWASRDRPGRPVVIITDPDNTPSQRVAEKLGFAHVGERTTDEGPMVVWRRQEVTMVT; encoded by the coding sequence ATGGCCTCCAACCCGGAACCGGACGAGATCCGAACCGACCGCCTCCTGCTGAGGCGCGTCGGCCCGGGTGACGTGCGCTCCGCGATCGCCGTGATGTCCGATCCGGAGACGAACCGCTTCAACCCGGCCGGCACGCCGTCCGCGGAGCAGGCGGCGAAGATGCTGGTGGAGTGGCAGGCCCACTGGGCACGTGACGACATCGGGTACTGGGCGGTGGAGCTGTCGGAGACCGGGGAGGTCATCGGCTTCGGCGGCCTCCGCCACCACGAGCTGGACGGGGAACCGACGCTCAACCTGTTCTACCGGTTCCGTCCCCGGCACTGGGGTCGCGGCTACGCGCCGGAGATGGCACGCGCGGCCATCGACTGGGCGAGCCGAGACCGGCCGGGCCGTCCGGTGGTGATCATCACCGATCCCGACAACACGCCCTCCCAGCGCGTCGCGGAGAAGCTGGGCTTCGCGCACGTGGGCGAACGCACGACCGATGAGGGACCGATGGTGGTCTGGCGGCGTCAGGAGGTC